In Microbacterium enclense, one genomic interval encodes:
- a CDS encoding amino acid adenylation domain-containing protein: protein MIADVLQATPLQRGMLALAAETDDAYVIQVRLELDGRLDADRLRSAVDTVARRHPVVLGRFVDEGLPHPVHLIPADGTIPVEERPGDGVIVAAEERRRGFDVRTGPLLRVSLVHAAAGDDVVLTGHHIALDGWSFGIVIDEIQRAYAGASLPAVRPFRDQVLHVQQKDDDAAREHWRSRLRDIVPLQLADRATEPGDGRFGEATIEQRRWSAADTERLLSFARARDLTLNTLAQLATAVMLSRLTDRDDVVFGTTVSGRDPELVGSERMVGLFITTVPVRVTLDETPVSTVLERLQTEFAVDVAHAHPGLRAIARAAGAGALFDTLLVFQNAPVSRHDGTGFAPDAAVRHADAHSLTHYPLVIAPAVIDGRLVVDVEVRAAQLVGFSAEELADLWRAALDEIVASPAARVDDVRAERAVDRAAWARLAGEACAGGRVDATAPDDGRTVPELLAASVASGPHDVALADGDRAWTYRELDDRTARIAAGLGAAGIGAGDVVGIALPRSIEVVEALFGIARAGACAVYLDPELPDTRLDAIRRLADPRAVIGVSPWLDVPAVEPVDAAPPVTVIHPDDALYMIFTSGSTGEPKGVIATHRGIVALHADHAERAYAGVARATLTVGHAWSFGFDASWQPLLALFSGHRVELLDADTLRDPARLEAEILGRGITMVELSPTLHACLAPDSPVHERLRVLGLGGEAVGRDAWRALGESPVRAMNFYGPTETTVDAVSAVMSETDEVVLGRPVAGMHAYVLDRRLRRTPVGAVGELYLAGPQLARGYAARPALTAERFVADPFRHGGRMYRTADLVRLRPDGRLASLGRSDDQVKIRGHRIELGEVAAALRGLTGVRDAAVLPRERPRGTVLRAFLVTDDPGPLPRFADAVSLRTTLAAVLPGYMIPADAVLVEVLPLTANGKLDTRALQAITPDAPRSSSPVVDVFAEAADAVLGHAVDRDDDLLDAGMDSIDLVSFTHALAARGVTVTIADVLSRRTLSALAAARADAAPAGAARASG from the coding sequence ATGATCGCCGACGTCCTTCAGGCCACTCCGCTCCAGCGCGGCATGCTGGCCCTCGCCGCCGAGACCGACGACGCGTACGTCATCCAGGTGCGCCTCGAGCTCGACGGACGCCTGGATGCCGACCGCCTCCGCTCCGCGGTCGACACCGTCGCGAGGCGTCATCCGGTCGTGCTCGGGCGTTTCGTCGACGAGGGGCTGCCGCACCCCGTCCATCTCATCCCGGCGGACGGGACGATCCCCGTCGAGGAGCGCCCCGGCGACGGTGTGATCGTCGCTGCCGAGGAGCGTCGGCGCGGATTCGACGTGCGCACCGGACCCCTCCTGCGTGTGAGCCTCGTCCACGCCGCCGCGGGTGACGACGTCGTCCTCACCGGGCACCACATCGCGCTCGACGGATGGTCGTTCGGCATCGTCATCGACGAGATCCAGCGGGCCTACGCCGGCGCGTCGCTGCCGGCGGTGCGTCCCTTCCGCGATCAGGTGCTGCACGTCCAGCAGAAGGACGATGACGCCGCCCGCGAGCACTGGCGGTCGCGTCTGCGTGACATCGTGCCGCTGCAGCTGGCCGACCGGGCGACCGAGCCCGGCGACGGGCGGTTCGGAGAGGCGACGATCGAGCAGCGTCGGTGGTCGGCAGCCGACACCGAACGCCTGCTGTCGTTCGCCCGCGCGCGGGACCTGACCCTCAACACCCTCGCGCAGCTCGCGACCGCCGTCATGCTCTCGCGGCTGACCGACCGTGACGACGTCGTCTTCGGCACCACCGTGTCGGGACGCGACCCCGAGCTCGTCGGCAGCGAGCGCATGGTGGGTCTGTTCATCACGACGGTGCCGGTGAGGGTGACCCTCGACGAGACCCCCGTGTCCACCGTGCTCGAGCGGCTGCAGACGGAGTTCGCCGTCGACGTCGCGCACGCGCATCCCGGACTCCGCGCGATCGCCCGTGCCGCCGGCGCCGGAGCCCTTTTCGACACCCTGCTCGTGTTCCAGAACGCCCCGGTCTCGCGTCATGACGGCACCGGTTTCGCCCCGGATGCCGCTGTCCGTCACGCCGACGCGCACAGCCTCACGCACTATCCGCTGGTCATCGCCCCCGCGGTCATCGACGGACGCCTCGTCGTCGACGTCGAGGTGCGCGCCGCCCAACTCGTCGGCTTCTCGGCCGAAGAGCTCGCCGATCTGTGGCGAGCGGCGCTGGACGAGATCGTCGCGAGCCCTGCTGCGCGGGTCGACGACGTCCGGGCGGAACGCGCGGTGGACCGGGCGGCGTGGGCGCGTCTGGCGGGGGAGGCGTGCGCGGGGGGTCGCGTCGACGCCACCGCCCCGGACGACGGCCGCACCGTTCCCGAGCTGCTCGCCGCATCCGTGGCATCCGGACCCCACGACGTGGCCCTCGCTGACGGCGACCGCGCGTGGACATACCGCGAGCTCGACGACCGCACCGCGCGCATCGCCGCCGGTCTCGGGGCGGCGGGAATCGGCGCGGGAGACGTCGTCGGCATCGCCCTCCCGCGCTCGATCGAGGTGGTCGAGGCGCTGTTCGGCATCGCTCGGGCCGGCGCATGCGCGGTCTACCTCGACCCGGAGCTGCCCGACACCCGTCTCGACGCCATCCGACGCCTCGCCGATCCGCGCGCGGTGATCGGCGTCTCTCCCTGGCTCGACGTTCCTGCGGTCGAGCCCGTGGATGCCGCCCCGCCCGTCACCGTCATCCACCCCGACGACGCGCTGTACATGATCTTCACGTCGGGGTCGACGGGCGAACCCAAGGGCGTCATCGCCACGCACCGCGGCATCGTGGCCTTGCACGCCGACCACGCGGAACGGGCGTACGCCGGCGTCGCACGGGCGACACTGACCGTCGGTCACGCGTGGTCGTTCGGGTTCGACGCCTCGTGGCAGCCGCTGCTGGCTCTGTTCTCAGGGCACCGTGTCGAGCTCCTGGATGCCGACACTCTGCGCGATCCCGCCCGCCTCGAGGCCGAGATCCTCGGGCGTGGCATCACGATGGTCGAGCTGTCGCCCACTCTGCACGCGTGCCTTGCCCCCGACAGCCCGGTCCACGAGCGCTTGCGGGTGCTGGGGCTCGGGGGAGAGGCGGTCGGTCGCGACGCGTGGCGCGCGCTCGGGGAGTCTCCGGTGCGCGCCATGAACTTCTACGGACCCACCGAGACGACGGTCGATGCCGTCTCGGCCGTGATGAGCGAGACCGACGAGGTCGTGCTGGGGCGCCCGGTCGCCGGGATGCACGCGTACGTGCTCGACCGGCGGTTGCGGCGGACGCCCGTGGGAGCGGTCGGCGAGCTCTACCTCGCCGGACCGCAGCTCGCTCGCGGATACGCCGCGCGCCCCGCCCTCACCGCGGAACGCTTCGTCGCCGACCCCTTCCGGCACGGGGGGCGCATGTACCGCACCGCCGATCTCGTCCGCCTGCGCCCCGACGGTCGACTCGCCTCCCTCGGCCGCTCCGACGATCAGGTCAAGATCCGCGGGCATCGCATCGAGCTCGGTGAGGTCGCCGCCGCCCTCCGCGGCCTGACCGGGGTGCGCGACGCCGCCGTCCTGCCGAGAGAACGCCCCCGTGGCACGGTGCTGCGAGCGTTCCTCGTCACCGATGACCCCGGTCCCCTCCCACGATTCGCCGATGCCGTCTCCCTCCGCACGACGCTCGCCGCGGTTCTTCCGGGGTACATGATCCCGGCCGACGCGGTGCTGGTGGAGGTACTGCCCCTCACCGCGAACGGCAAGCTCGACACGCGGGCGCTGCAGGCGATCACGCCGGACGCTCCGCGCTCGTCGTCCCCTGTCGTCGACGTCTTCGCCGAGGCAGCCGACGCGGTGCTCGGTCACGCGGTCGATCGAGACGATGACCTCCTCGACGCGGGGATGGACAGTATCGACCTCGTCTCGTTCACGCACGCTCTCGCTGCCCGCGGAGTCACGGTCACGATCGCCGATGTCCTCAGCCGGCGCACGCTCTCGGCCCTCGCGGCGGCGAGGGCCGATGCGGCGCCCGCAGGCGCGGCGCGAGCGTCCGGGTGA
- a CDS encoding Zn-dependent alcohol dehydrogenase, with amino-acid sequence MKAAVVREFGGGFHTEDVTVSDPVGREVLVEVKASGLCHSDELAQSTNLGTDVPALFGHEVAGVVVAAGDQVTDVALGDHVVGCLVQYCGACLQCLTGNVNLCLHPETTLRDGRLTDADGHALTQGMGLGGFAEYALIHENQLAKVPDEMPFPQAALLGCGVVTGAGAVMNTANVRPGQTVAVIGTGGVGLNAISGAIIAGAGRIIAIDVADDKLETARSFGATDTVNSREVDPVQAVKDLTGGLGADHVFDFVGAPGVTRTGFDMLAQGGGLYLIGVLDPANVLEVSSLEMLGGRKRIEGVYMGSTNPKRDIPMIARLYLQGRYKLDELVSKTISIDEVQEGYASLRDPKINRVVITSF; translated from the coding sequence ATGAAGGCAGCAGTTGTTCGGGAGTTCGGGGGCGGTTTCCATACCGAGGACGTCACCGTCTCCGACCCGGTCGGTCGAGAGGTCCTCGTCGAGGTGAAGGCCTCCGGGCTCTGTCACAGCGACGAGCTGGCCCAGTCGACGAACCTCGGCACGGACGTGCCTGCCCTCTTCGGGCACGAGGTGGCCGGGGTCGTCGTCGCCGCCGGCGATCAGGTCACCGACGTCGCCCTCGGCGACCACGTCGTCGGCTGCCTGGTCCAGTACTGCGGGGCCTGCCTGCAATGCCTGACCGGCAACGTCAACCTGTGTCTGCACCCCGAGACGACCCTGCGAGACGGTCGACTCACGGATGCCGACGGCCACGCGCTCACCCAGGGGATGGGTCTCGGCGGCTTCGCCGAGTACGCGCTCATCCACGAGAACCAGCTCGCCAAGGTGCCGGACGAGATGCCGTTCCCCCAGGCGGCTCTGCTCGGCTGCGGCGTCGTCACCGGCGCAGGGGCTGTCATGAACACCGCGAACGTCCGCCCCGGGCAGACTGTGGCCGTCATCGGCACCGGTGGGGTGGGCCTGAACGCCATCAGCGGGGCCATCATCGCCGGCGCAGGCAGGATCATCGCGATCGACGTGGCCGACGACAAGCTCGAGACGGCGCGGTCCTTCGGCGCCACCGACACCGTCAACTCCCGCGAGGTCGACCCCGTGCAGGCGGTGAAAGACCTCACCGGCGGGCTCGGAGCCGACCACGTGTTCGATTTCGTCGGAGCGCCCGGCGTCACCCGCACCGGCTTCGACATGCTCGCCCAGGGCGGCGGGCTGTACCTGATCGGCGTGCTCGACCCGGCCAACGTGCTCGAGGTCTCGTCTCTCGAGATGCTCGGCGGACGCAAGCGCATCGAGGGCGTCTACATGGGCTCCACCAACCCGAAACGCGACATCCCGATGATCGCCCGGCTCTACCTGCAGGGTCGGTACAAGCTCGACGAGCTCGTGTCCAAGACGATCTCGATCGACGAGGTGCAGGAGGGGTACGCGTCACTGCGTGATCCGAAGATCAACCGCGTCGTCATCACGAGCTTCTGA
- a CDS encoding TetR/AcrR family transcriptional regulator, whose amino-acid sequence MTTDQEGRRRQLAVASDPRAARTRQSIITACRELLESDRPVTVAAVCTRAGVGRSTFYTHFATVGDVAVAAVDRLFDSLVADDIARRTGSGLERSVIVRAGLTDLLRAVIAERAFFLYALSAPATEHVRDRFVADLAVGLRATIRTERPDATEAFQRTAADFTANGAVGALLDWLADPAGRSASDMIDFLAELLPRWLIDGRPGEVEEQARG is encoded by the coding sequence ATGACGACCGACCAGGAGGGCCGACGACGCCAGCTCGCGGTGGCGTCGGACCCGCGCGCGGCACGCACCCGGCAGAGCATCATCACCGCCTGTCGGGAGCTGCTCGAAAGCGATCGGCCGGTCACCGTCGCCGCCGTCTGCACGCGGGCGGGCGTGGGGCGCAGCACGTTCTACACGCACTTCGCCACGGTGGGCGACGTGGCGGTGGCCGCCGTCGATCGCCTCTTCGACAGCCTCGTCGCCGACGACATCGCACGGCGGACGGGATCGGGTCTGGAGAGATCGGTCATCGTGCGCGCCGGCCTGACCGACCTTCTTCGAGCCGTCATCGCCGAACGGGCCTTCTTCCTGTACGCGCTCTCCGCCCCGGCGACGGAGCACGTGCGGGACCGGTTCGTCGCCGACCTCGCCGTGGGTCTGCGGGCGACGATCCGTACCGAGAGACCGGATGCCACCGAGGCGTTCCAGCGCACGGCGGCGGACTTCACCGCGAACGGTGCGGTCGGCGCGCTCCTGGATTGGTTGGCCGACCCGGCGGGGCGCAGCGCGAGCGACATGATCGACTTCCTCGCCGAGCTCCTCCCCCGCTGGCTGATCGACGGACGACCCGGCGAGGTGGAAGAACAGGCACGCGGCTGA
- a CDS encoding SGNH/GDSL hydrolase family protein has translation MTLDPHSPRTSPSPDNAGPHPWRRYVALGDSFTEGIGDPLPDGGHRGWADRVAEVLAAQVDDFAYANLAVRGKLIGQIVADQIEPALALKPDLITFSAGGNDVIRPGTDPDAVARQFEDAVARLRRDHATVVVFTGIDTEFTPVFRGIRGKVAIYNENIRAIADAYDCVVADQWGLKEVQDMRFFDDDRLHYNSLGHHEVARMVLRALNVPNDLQPMQPEALAATTWRAAREKDLVWARAYLVPWVLRRLRHQSSGDHVLAKRPEPLPVVTLAPGPDAAASRGTQV, from the coding sequence ATGACACTCGATCCGCACTCGCCCCGCACCTCGCCCTCGCCCGACAACGCCGGCCCGCACCCGTGGCGGCGCTACGTCGCCCTCGGCGATTCGTTCACCGAGGGCATCGGTGACCCGCTGCCCGACGGCGGCCATCGGGGATGGGCCGATCGCGTCGCCGAGGTTCTCGCCGCGCAGGTCGACGACTTCGCGTACGCCAACCTCGCCGTCCGCGGCAAGCTCATCGGTCAGATCGTCGCCGACCAGATCGAGCCCGCGCTCGCGCTCAAACCCGACCTCATCACCTTCTCCGCCGGCGGCAACGACGTCATCCGCCCCGGGACCGATCCCGACGCGGTCGCGCGGCAGTTCGAGGACGCCGTTGCGCGCCTGCGCCGCGACCACGCCACGGTCGTCGTGTTCACGGGCATCGACACGGAGTTCACGCCCGTGTTCCGCGGCATCCGGGGAAAGGTCGCGATCTACAACGAGAACATCCGCGCGATCGCCGACGCGTACGACTGCGTCGTCGCCGATCAGTGGGGCCTGAAGGAGGTGCAGGACATGCGCTTCTTCGACGATGACCGCCTGCACTACAACTCCCTCGGCCACCACGAGGTGGCGCGGATGGTGTTGCGAGCGCTCAACGTCCCGAACGACCTGCAGCCGATGCAACCCGAGGCTCTGGCGGCCACCACCTGGCGCGCTGCGCGCGAGAAGGACCTCGTCTGGGCGCGGGCCTATCTCGTGCCGTGGGTGCTGCGGCGCCTGCGCCACCAGTCGTCGGGCGATCACGTGCTCGCCAAACGCCCCGAGCCCCTGCCGGTCGTGACGCTCGCCCCGGGTCCGGATGCCGCGGCCTCCCGCGGGACCCAGGTCTGA
- a CDS encoding DEAD/DEAH box helicase family protein — protein sequence MLEEEARTTNLPHQDVPSGTRARETRMSDTATVAPRIASPGPVASPGPIASPGLTASARPVPGPEDLAPPARPEPGSVAAAAASVSPEPAHATAPVADEPAPGAIPDASVHGDLDGTEPHFGSFAAEHLSPSFPQRAPWGTAQRLRAWQAEALDLYFGLDGPDGEGKGPRDFLAAATPGAGKTTFALRLASELMRRGVVDRIVVVAPTEHLKTQWAEAAARVGIRLDPFFSNRHATPSRQYHGVAVTYAQVAVKAEVHQRLTMDARTLVILDEVHHGGDALSWGDALREAYNRATRRLLLSGTPFRSDTAPIPFVEYHPNEKGIRLSRTDYAYGYRRALDDGVVRPVFFLVYAGQMRWRTKAGEEMEAQLGQDNTKDITSQAWRTALDPNGDWIPAVLRSADRRLTEVRETVPDAGGLVIATDQTAARAYAAILEDISGEKVTIVLSDEAEASGRIETFSKGTSRWMVAVRMVSEGVDVPRLAVGVYATSASTPLFFAQAIGRFVRARRRGETASVFLPNVPQLLALAGEMEAQRDHALDRDSDAEDQWNAEEDMMDAAEREDKASDALEQEFEYQALGSLAHFDRVLFDGQEFGQLAVPGTIEEEEFLGIPGLLEPEQVHEVLMSRATRQSRHRSTREANEKDSGTEPASVDEGGLPAPLHRTLKEQRQLLNTMVGLYARQTGEPHGLVHAELRRICGGPAVSHATVAQLQARIDLLRKRVRS from the coding sequence ATGCTGGAAGAAGAAGCCCGCACCACGAACCTTCCGCACCAGGATGTTCCGTCCGGCACTCGCGCCCGTGAGACGCGTATGTCCGACACCGCGACGGTCGCGCCGCGGATCGCGAGCCCGGGACCCGTCGCGAGCCCCGGACCGATCGCGAGCCCCGGGCTGACCGCGAGTGCGAGACCTGTCCCGGGCCCCGAGGACCTCGCGCCGCCCGCGCGGCCCGAACCCGGCTCCGTCGCCGCAGCGGCGGCATCCGTTTCCCCCGAGCCCGCGCACGCCACTGCACCCGTCGCCGACGAACCGGCCCCCGGCGCCATCCCCGACGCGAGCGTCCATGGCGACCTCGACGGTACCGAGCCCCACTTCGGGTCCTTCGCCGCCGAGCACCTCTCGCCTTCGTTCCCGCAGCGCGCCCCGTGGGGTACCGCCCAGCGCCTGCGCGCGTGGCAGGCCGAGGCTCTCGACCTGTACTTCGGTCTCGACGGACCCGACGGCGAGGGAAAAGGCCCCCGCGACTTCCTCGCGGCGGCCACCCCCGGCGCCGGAAAGACCACGTTCGCCCTCCGCCTCGCCTCCGAGCTCATGCGCCGCGGCGTCGTGGACCGCATCGTCGTCGTGGCCCCCACCGAACACCTCAAGACGCAGTGGGCCGAGGCGGCGGCGCGCGTCGGCATCCGACTCGATCCCTTCTTCTCGAACCGCCACGCCACGCCGTCGCGTCAGTACCACGGCGTCGCGGTCACGTACGCGCAGGTCGCGGTGAAGGCCGAGGTCCACCAGCGTCTGACGATGGATGCCCGGACCTTGGTGATCCTCGACGAGGTGCACCACGGCGGCGATGCGCTCAGCTGGGGCGACGCCCTGCGCGAGGCGTACAACCGGGCGACGCGACGTCTGCTGCTCTCCGGAACGCCGTTCCGCAGCGACACCGCCCCCATCCCGTTCGTGGAGTACCACCCGAACGAGAAGGGCATCCGCCTCTCGCGCACCGACTACGCGTACGGCTACCGGCGCGCCCTCGACGACGGGGTGGTCCGCCCCGTCTTCTTCCTCGTCTACGCGGGGCAGATGCGCTGGCGCACCAAGGCCGGCGAAGAGATGGAAGCCCAGCTCGGGCAGGACAACACCAAAGACATCACCTCCCAGGCGTGGCGCACCGCGCTCGACCCGAACGGCGACTGGATCCCGGCCGTCCTCCGCTCCGCCGATCGCCGCCTCACCGAGGTGCGCGAGACGGTCCCTGATGCCGGGGGCCTGGTCATCGCCACCGACCAGACCGCCGCGCGCGCGTACGCCGCCATCCTCGAGGACATCAGCGGCGAGAAGGTGACGATCGTCCTCTCCGACGAAGCGGAGGCGTCCGGGCGCATCGAGACGTTCTCGAAAGGCACGAGCCGCTGGATGGTCGCCGTGCGCATGGTGTCGGAGGGGGTCGACGTGCCGCGCCTGGCCGTCGGCGTGTACGCCACCAGCGCGTCCACGCCCCTGTTCTTCGCCCAGGCCATCGGCCGTTTCGTGCGTGCCCGCCGTCGCGGTGAGACCGCGAGCGTGTTCCTGCCGAACGTTCCGCAGCTGCTCGCCCTGGCCGGTGAGATGGAGGCCCAGCGCGACCACGCCCTCGACCGCGACAGCGACGCGGAAGACCAGTGGAACGCCGAAGAAGACATGATGGATGCCGCCGAGCGCGAGGACAAAGCCTCCGACGCGCTCGAGCAGGAGTTCGAGTACCAGGCCCTCGGTTCCCTGGCGCACTTCGACCGCGTGCTCTTCGACGGGCAGGAGTTCGGCCAGCTCGCCGTGCCCGGAACCATCGAGGAGGAGGAGTTCCTCGGCATCCCGGGTCTTCTCGAGCCCGAGCAGGTGCACGAGGTCCTCATGTCGCGGGCGACCCGGCAGTCGCGCCACCGCTCGACCCGAGAGGCGAACGAGAAAGACAGCGGCACCGAGCCGGCGTCGGTCGACGAGGGCGGCCTGCCTGCCCCCCTGCACCGCACGCTCAAGGAGCAGCGCCAGCTGCTGAACACCATGGTCGGCCTCTACGCGCGACAGACCGGCGAACCGCACGGTCTCGTGCACGCCGAACTGCGGCGGATCTGCGGGGGTCCGGCGGTCTCGCACGCCACCGTGGCGCAGCTGCAGGCGCGTATCGACCTGCTGCGCAAGCGCGTCCGCTCCTGA